A stretch of Ranitomeya variabilis isolate aRanVar5 chromosome 3, aRanVar5.hap1, whole genome shotgun sequence DNA encodes these proteins:
- the C3H1orf116 gene encoding specifically androgen-regulated gene protein: MPEKAPWTRHVGMAGLNSVGSTGSCDSMESISSNHSAFSGDGYDHLSAEERECLMFLEETIDSLDNEDDSGVSNDELETTEKSASHSGTEPTKAPSSSGNDKPRPLSTVFPQVEEWAPVSKIPQGYHSFPRIIQVSREENPVHKAESKLPESESDQAKSWHGKPKSMSSINRPQTGEPQMDFLIIPPPEPFRDPQVLIDKRRSVTDPTDAREVRYEKPQFRPATISEYKEMPAVVKPFSIPTPLFPRVSSPKNITSSQETVTQVEEKSVDVKQGPPTAPKPRALPPHIIIKSSSGVVSNLDPQSRPRTFSAHERYSDKSHEPTIPKVPHSKEHERARLEALQKLGFISKSSSQENISLRSSKTDLSLPQGVGDQGDKDLNRKSDVNQQNTVDLMGTNSTQPSITHKADDGQVRNESPGKNGKSMKFSSPEKVEVVSGATLIHEDPNTVEIPPQHIKSSVFGRNRPSVKVDMQEKGDDVIQMSKSLNEVPTATDGSFKNTEAGTTKHKSPSHSRAPSTVDIKSSYSTNLLNTGSDASLKSVKQDLDDKPLTLKTAPVEKQTAFPEIHPVPLNTSGHLSIGEKSQEKLGSSENISTSPGKPFSFPRPKEIVVTRHSPEVQGKDKVLDKSNRHSAHFEPSNEPYLHFPQGSVPGLRQINFKANTLERSGVGLSGSMSSIEKESQKANSSFFKKPLFSGNFLRSNRPRPASLGTGKDFANLESSTAGGETTEKRSFFSRPSRSSAPVTSVKITPKGTSEEHRKEALKKLGILKE; encoded by the exons ATGCCTGAAAAAGCCCCCTGGACTCGGCATGTAGGAATGGCAGGTTTGAACAGTGTGGGCAGCACAGGCAGCTGTGACAGCATGGAGAGCATTTCTTCCAACCATTCTGCATTT agtGGAGATGGATATGATCATCTTTCAGCTGAAGAACGGGAATGCTTGATGTTTCTAGAGGAAACAATAGACTCTCTGGATAATGAAGATGATAGTGGGGTATCCAACGATGAACTGGAGACAACTGAAAAATCTGCCAGCCATTCGGGGACTGAACCAACAAAAGCTCCAAGTTCTAGTG GTAATGATAAACCTAGACCACTGAGTACAGTATTTCCACAAGTGGAAGAATGGGCCCCTGTTTCTAAAATTCCCCAGGGATACCACAGTTTTCCAAGGATAATACAGGTTTCTCGTGAGGAAAACCCAGTACATAAAGCAGAATCCAAGCTTCCTGAGTCTGAATCAGACCAGGCTAAGTCCTGGCATGGGAAACCAAAAAGCATGTCATCAATTAACAGACCACAAACAGGGGAACCTCAAATGGACTTCCTGATTATACCACCTCCTGAACCATTCAGAGATCCTCAAGTTCTTATAGATAAGAGACGCTCTGTTACTGATCCTACAGATGCACGTGAAGTAAGATATGAGAAACCACAATTTAGACCAGCTACAATCTCCGAATATAAAGAAATGCCAGCTGTAGTAAAGCCATTTAGTATACCAACACCACTGTTTCCAAGAGTCTCCTCCCCAAAGAATATCACAAGTTCACAAGAAACGGTTACCCAGGTTGAAGAAAAATCGGTGGATGTCAAACAAGGCCCACCAACTGCACCAAAGCCACGTGCTCTGCCACCCCATATAATCATTAAGTCAAGCTCAGGTGTGGTATCTAATCTAGATCCACAGAGTAGACCAAGAACATTTTCAGCACATGAGAGATATAGTGACAAATCTCATGAGCCTACAATCCCAAAGGTTCCTCACTCCAAGGAACATGAGCGTGCTAGGCTTGAAGCATTACAAAAATTAGGCTTTATTTCAAAATCAAGTTCACAAGAGAATATTTCATTGCGGTCTTCAAAGACCGATCTGTCTCTACCACAAGGTGTTGGTGACCAAGGTGACAAAGATCTTAACAGGAAAAGTGATGTTAATCAGCAAAATACAGTGGATTTAATGGGCACAAATTCTACACAACCTTCAATTACGCATAAGGCTGATGATGGCCAAGTAAGAAATGAAAGCCCAGGCAAGAACGGAAAAAGCATGAAATTCAGCTCTCCAGAAAAAGTGGAGGTTGTGAGTGGAGCTACTTTAATTCACGAAGACCCTAATACAGTGGAAATACCTCCACAACATATTAAAAGTAGTGTTTTTGGAAGAAACAGACCCAGTGTTAAGGTAGATATGCAAGAAAAAGGGGATGATGTAATTCAAATGTCTAAGTCTTTAAATGAGGTCCCCACTGCCACTGATGGTTCTTTTAAGAACACTGAAGCAGGCACTACAAAACACAAATCGCCATCACATTCTCGTGCTCCGTCAACAGTAGACATTAAATCTAGTTATAGCACTAATTTATTAAATACAGGATCAGATGCTTCTTTAAAAAGTGTAAAACAAGACCTTGATGATAAACCTTTGACTTTAAAAACAGCACCTGTGGAGAAACAAACTGCCTTTCCTGAAATTCATCCCGTTCCATTGAACACATCAGGCCATCTATCTATAGGCGAGAAATCTCAAGAAAAATTGGGTTCCTCTGAGAATATTAGTACCAGTCCTGGAAAACCCTTTAGTTTTCCTCGACCAAAGGAGATTGTGGTCACTCGCCATAGTCCAGAAGTGCAAGGGAAGGATAAAGTCCTTGATAAGAGCAACCGGCACAGTGCTCATTTTGAACCTTCCAATGAACCATACCTTCactttcctcaaggctcagttcctgGTCTCAGACAAATAAACTTTAAGGCAAACACCTTAGAACGGTCTGGCGTTGGCCTTAGTGGTTCTATGTCAAGCATTGAAAAAGAGTCTCAAAAGGCAAACAGCTCTTTCTTCAAGAAACCACTGTTTTCTGGAAATTTCTTGCGAAGCAATCGACCTAGGCCAGCATCCCTCGGCACTGGAAAAGACTTTGCCAACTTGGAATCGTCTACAGCGGGAGGGGAAACTACTGAGAAGCGTTCTTTCTTTTCAAGGCCTTCTCGCTCTTCTGCTCCTGTTACTAGTGTTAAAATTACTCCAAAGGGAACTTCAGAAGAGCATCGGAAAGAAGCCTTGAAAAAGCTTGGCATTCTAAAGGAATAA